One genomic segment of Hevea brasiliensis isolate MT/VB/25A 57/8 chromosome 3, ASM3005281v1, whole genome shotgun sequence includes these proteins:
- the LOC110650816 gene encoding fasciclin-like arabinogalactan protein 17, which yields MDPLIYGVSFTLCFFLLFSALPQYPSSKLPSSSSSSSSSSSSSSNNNNNNTGINSNSVLVALLDSHYTELAELVEKALLLQTLEEAVGNHNITIFAPRNEALERQLDPEFKRFLLEPGNIKSLQTLLMFHVIPKRVGSNDWPTEKSKPSRHTTLCNDHLHLISKTSGKKLVDSAEIIRADDVIRPDGVIHGIERLLIPQSVQEDFNRRRNLRSISAVLPEGAPEVDPRTHRLKKPAAPVPAGAPPVLPIYDAMAPGPSLAPAPAPGPGGPHHHFDGESQVKDFIQTLLHYGGYNELADILVNLTSLATEMGRLVSEGYVLTVLAPNDEAMAKLTTDQLSEPGAPEQIIYYHIIPEYQTEESMYNAVRRFGKIKYDTLRLPHKVVAQEADGSVKFGSGDTSAYLFDPDIYTDGRISVQGIDGVLFPEEEKETVKKPTAAVKVVTKSRRGKLMEVACRMLGAFGQDSHFSTCQ from the exons ATGGATCCTCTCATCTATGGTGTCTCCTTTACTCTCTGCTTTTTCCTCCTCTTCTCTGCATTGCCTCAATACCCATCTTCTAAgctcccttcttcttcttcttcttcttcttcttcttcttcttcttctagcaataacaataataataatactggTATTAACTCCAATTCTGTTCTTGTGGCGCTTCTTGACTCGCATTATACTGAGTTGGCTGAACTCGTTGAAAAGGCTCTTCTTCTTCAGACCCTTGAGGAAGCTGTCGGCAACCACAATATCACCATTTTTGCGCCCAGAAATGAAGCCTTGGAGCGCCAACTTGACCCTGAGTTTAAGCGTTTCTTGCTCGAACCTGGTAATATCAAGTCTCTCCAGACCCTCTTGATGTTCCATGTAATTCCTAAACGGGTCGGATCCAATGACTGGCCCACTGAAAAATCTAAGCCTTCTAGGCATACCACTTTGTGCAATGATCATCTTCACTTAATCAGCAAGACTTCTGGTAAGAAACTCGTTGACTCCGCCGAGATTATCCGAGCCGACGACGTTATCCGCCCCGACGGTGTTATCCACGGGATCGAGCGCCTTCTTATCCCGCAATCTGTACAAGAAGACTTCAACCGGAGGAGGAATCTCAGATCCATATCCGCAGTGCTACCAGAGGGTGCGCCGGAGGTAGATCCCAGAACCCACCGTTTGAAGAAACCAGCAGCACCTGTGCCGGCTGGGGCACCGCCAGTGCTACCCATTTACGATGCCATGGCTCCAGGTCCTTCTCTGGCTCCGGCGCCGGCTCCAGGCCCCGGCGGACCTCACCATCACTTTGACGGTGAAAGCCAGGTCAAGGACTTCATCCAGACGCTATTACATTACGGTGGGTACAATGAACTGGCGGATATCTTAGTGAACTTAACCTCATTGGCCACCGAAATGGGGCGGCTTGTTTCAGAAGGGTACGTTCTCACCGTCTTGGCACCAAACGACGAAGCCATGGCCAAGCTAACGACGGACCAGCTAAGCGAACCGGGTGCGCCGGAGCAGATCATTTATTACCATATTATACCGGAGTACCAGACGGAAGAGAGCATGTACAATGCAGTAAGGAGATTTGGGAAAATAAAATACGATACGCTGCGTTTGCCTCACAAGGTAGTGGCTCAGGAGGCTGATGGGTCGGTGAAGTTTGGATCGGGTGATACTTCGGCGTATTTGTTCGATCCAGACATTTATACCGACGGCAGGATTTCAGTGCAGGGAATTGATGGGGTTTTGTTTCCGGAGGAGGAGAAAGAGACCGTTAAAAAACCGACAGCCGCCGTCAAGGTTGTCACCAAATCCAGGAGAG GGAAGCTAATGGAAGTAGCTTGTAGAATGCttggagcttttggacaagattCACATTTCAGTACATGTCAATGA
- the LOC110647967 gene encoding E3 ubiquitin-protein ligase RHF2A, translating into MEEVKKPETHMTSVAAFVEGGIQDSCEDACSICLEEFCESNPSTVTNCKHEYHLQCILEWCQRSSQCPMCLQAISLKDPTSQELLEAVERERKIRAATPRNAAIFRHPTLGDFELQHVPVGASDSDLEERIIQHLAAAAAMGRTHHFGRRESQRNRQSSHGRPHFLVFSTHPGAPSSGHVSSSMTQVGGGNEPATAAVASPSAPIAFHEDELPQQTVQFPFAVTDHSSSASGSTIMPTNRQGMSFNNRAASHSSSPNQDRGGPSEFQSFSESLKSRLNAVSMRYKESISRSTRGWKERLFSRNSSMSALGSEVQREVNAGIASVSRMMERLETRDSSRGNQVSIPTRPTDYSVAERSNRNNIDTRRQSSLNESDTPASYAASSAST; encoded by the exons ATGGAGGAGGTCAAGAAACCTGAAACTCATATGACATCAGTTGCAGCTTTTGTGGAAGGAGGAATTCAGGATTCGTGTGAAGACGCTTGCAGTATTTGCCTTGAGGAATTTTGCGAAAGTAATCCTTCAACG GTGACTAATTGCAAGCACGAGTATCACCTCCAATGCATCCTTGAATG GTGCCAGAGAAGCTCTCAGTGCCCCATGTGTTTGCAAGCTATCAGTCTGAAGGATCCCACAAG TCAAGAATTGCTGGAGGCAGTAGAACGGGAGAGGAAAATCAGAGCTGCTACACCTAGAAATGCCGCTATATTTCGTCATCCTACACTTGGGGATTTTGAATTACAACAT GTACCAGTTGGTGCAAGTGATTCTGATCTTGAAGAGCGTATAATCCAGCACTTGGCTGCTGCAGCTGCTATGGGAAGGACCCACCACTTTGGTAGGAGGGAAAGCCAAAGAAATAGGCAATCTTCCCATGGTCGTCCACACTTCTTGGTATTTTCTACTCATCCTGGTGCACCATCTTCTGGTCATGTTTCTTCCTCAATGACTCAGGTAGGAGGGGGAAATGAACCAGCTACAGCTGCTGTTGCTAGTCCATCGGCTCCAATTGCATTTCATGAAGATGAATTGCCACAACAAACTGTACAATTTCCTTTTGCTGTAACGGACCATAGTTCATCTGCATCTGGATCTACCATCATGCCTACAAATCGTCAAGGAATGTCCTTTAATAATCg TGCTGCTAGCCATTCTTCATCACCTAATCAAGACAGAGGAGGACCATCAGAATTTCAGTCATTTTCAGAGTCTTTAAAATCTAGACTTAATGCAGTGTCAATGAG ATACAAAGAGTCTATTTCAAGAAGTACAAGAGGGTGGAAGGAGAGGTTGTTCTCTCGTAACAGTTCGATGTCGGCTCTTGGTTCTGAAGTCCAGAGAGAAGTGAATGCTGGAATTGCAAGTGTATCTCGTATGATGGAGCGCCTTGAAACCAGAGATAGCAGTAGAGGTAACCAAGTCTCTATACCAACTCGTCCAACTGATTATTCAGTTGCCGAAAGGAGCAACCGGAATAATATTGACACTCGCAGACAGAGCTCTTTAAATGAAAGCGATACACCGGCTTCTTATGCTGCAAGCTCAGCTTCTACTTAA
- the LOC110647968 gene encoding uncharacterized protein LOC110647968, whose translation MFFELDSSSTSVAAPTTSTMPKNQTLIARQIFIHPTPSLPSPSSFSSLDKGRPLLQRHVRSNSTNSCHSGRFAELAGGTTAECAAICCCCPCVLVNLLYLTICKVPAGLCRRALRRKRRNQLIKQGLLPARTNRRHCGFDDTDILIHQSPSMHELVEFRSDSEASDEEEEMMKLEKEMWETFYNTGFWRSPSQKEGPGMRSNLHIDSLMAKVKQL comes from the coding sequence ATGTTTTTTGAACTTGACAGCTCTAGCACCTCCGTCGCCGCCCCCACCACCTCCACCATGCCAAAGAATCAAACTTTGATAGCACGCCAGATATTCATCCATCCAACGCCGTCTTTACCATCTCCGTCCTCTTTCTCCTCCTTAGACAAGGGTCGCCCACTTCTTCAACGACACGTCCGCTCCAACTCCACCAACTCCTGCCACAGCGGTCGTTTCGCAGAACTAGCAGGCGGGACGACGGCTGAGTGTGCCGCGATATGCTGCTGTTGTCCATGTGTGTTGGTAAACCTTCTATACCTCACTATCTGCAAGGTTCCGGCTGGACTTTGCCGCCGGGCTCTGAGGAGGAAGCGTAGGAATCAGCTGATCAAGCAAGGTTTGCTGCCGGCCAGGACAAACAGGCGCCATTGCGGGTTCGATGATACAGACATACTAATTCATCAGTCTCCAAGTATGCATGAATTGGTAGAGTTCAGGTCGGATTCAGAGGCGTCGGACGAGGAGGAAGAAATGATGAAGCTAGAGAAGGAGATGTGGGAGACATTTTACAATACTGGGTTTTGGAGAAGTCCTTCTCAAAAAGAAGGTCCTGGTATGAGAAGTAATCTCCACATAGATTCACTTATGGCTAAGGTTAAACAACTATAG